tgcatagagcccacatgacggggacaaggatgagtcggtttttcgggggtgaagacaggtgtattagatgttcgggaagccctgcgaatcatgcacatatgttttgggcatgtccggcactggaggagttctggaagggggtggcagggacggtgtcgagagtggtggggtccagggtcaagccaggatggggacttgcgatcttcggggttggggtggaaccgggggtacaggaggcgagggaggctggaatattagcctttgcgtccttggtggctcggaggaggatcctgattcagtggagggacgaaaggcctccgagtgttaacacctggttaaacgacatggcaaactttatccaattggaaaggatcaaattcgccctgagagggtcggtgcaggggttttccaggcgatggcaacccttcctagacctcttggatcagagatagaaactgaggccatgacagcagcaacccgggaggggaggggaggggggggaggggggggagagggggggaaaacgacgaaggaagtacggtagcggcggtggcacgggcaaggcctgcccgaggacgctgctagaaatgataagttggtctgactgtcggttcgccgggggggggggggggatgcgcgggtaggggggggggggggggattctttttctttttcttgttaagtaggggggtttgactttgttttgttataatttaaatgtaaatgtagggggggttaaaatgtttgtattttgaaaaattcaataaaaattatttaaaaaaaaaagaggatttttgggctttcctagggttgggcaagggggaaagggacccgggcgggagcctccacgctggctggtttaaACCGGTCAgtaaacgggagtgaggtggggggaggggctgcggccatcggagcctggcagaacagggtccgggtggtctagccggggtggaaagttggggggaaggaaccgaggttggggggaggagttttacaagaggcagtggatgggaggagttggaggggagggtttACAACCCTTGGGTATcacatacggtactctttcagaggttggacggcgttgagtgtgggggggggcggattctagggtgaccatgggcagGGGGGGGTGGACACTGGTGACcctgggcggtcccggactcctttctctttttctctttgttttttgtttccactgtgGGAGGGATTTGTTTCATTGGATGCACATATggacaggtgggctgttgtttggggtggtgggaggatgggatcgctgttattgttaaggggattgactttgtatttgttaccgtttactgtttggggggggggggattttggggggaaatgtgaaaatggagaataaaacattttttttttaaaaagaaggaagatgtgttgggcgttttgaaaaacttgaggatagacaagtcccccaggcctgacgggatatatccaaggattctatgggaagcaagaaatgaaattgcagagccgttggcaatgatcttttcgtcctcgctgtcaacaggggtggtaccaggggattggagagtggcgaatgtcgtgcccctgtttaaaaaccgcagggatcagttcctctgctgtttgtgattatcattaatgacttggatgagggagttgaaaggtgggtcagtaaatttgcagacaatacgaagattggtggagttgtggatagtgaggagggctgttgtcggctgcaaagagacatagataggttgcagagctgggctgagaagtggcagatggagtttaactctgaaaagtgtgaggttatccattttggaaggacaaatctgaatgcggaatacagggttaatggtagggttcttggtaatgtggaggagcagagagatcttggggtctatgttcatagatctttgaaagttgccactcaagtggatggagctgtgaagaaggcctatggtgtgctagcgttcattaacagagggattgaatttaagagccgtgaggtgatggtgcagctgtacaaaaccttggtcaggccacatttggagtaatgtgtgcagttctggtcgcctcattttaggaaggatgtggaagctttggaaaaggtgcaaaggagatttaccaggatgttgtctggaatggagagtaggtcttacgaggaaaggttgagggtgctcggcatTTTCTCatgagaacggagaaggatgaggggcgacttgatagaggtttataagatgatcagggaaatagatagagtagacagtcagagactttttccccgggtggaacaaaccattacaaggggacataaatttaaggtgaatggtggaagatataggggggtgtcagaggtaggttctttacccagagagtagtgggggcatggaatacactgcctgtggaagtagttgagtcggaaacattagagaccttcaagcggctattggataggtacatggattacgttagaatgatggggtgtagattaatttgtccttaatctaggacaaaagttcggcacaacattgtgggccgaagggcctgttctgtgctgtatttttctatgtactCTGTTAcgagcagaatagataaggggaAGCGGTGGATGCGAGGTAgcggattttcagaaggcttttggtgAGGTGCCACACAAGCGGTGAGTAAACAACATTAGAACACTTGGGTTGGGGGTAAtatgggttgaggattggttaGGATTAACAGGCAGTAAAGGGTAGGAATAAATTggtgattctcagggtggcagACTGTTCCTCGTGGGTGATCACAAGGGTAGGCGCTTGTGCCCCATCTATTCACCATttgtatcaatgatttggatatggggagagattgaggagactgattcctgggatgttggGATTgttctgtgaggagagattgaggagactgattcctgggagagTGGGATTGTTCTGtggggagagattgaggagactgattcctgggatgttggGATTgttctgtgaggagagattgaggagactgattcctgggatgttggGATTgttctgtgaggagagattgaggagactgattcctgggagaatgggattgttctgtgaggagagattgaggagactgattcctgggagagCGGGGTTGTTCTgtaaggagagattgaggagactgattcctgggagagCGGGGTTgttctgtgaggagagattgaggagactgattcctgggagagtgggattgttctgtgaggagagattgaggagactgattcctgggagagtgggattgttctgtgaggagagattgaggagactgattcctgggagagCGGGATTGTTCTgtaaggagagattgaggagactgattcctgggagagCGGGGTTgttctgtgaggagagattgaggagactgattcctgggagagtgggattgttctgtgaggagagattgaggagactgattcctgggagagtgggattgttctgtgaggagagattgaggagactgattCCCGGGAGAACGGGATTgttctgtgaggagagattgaggagactgattCCCGGGAGAACGGGATTgttctgtgaggagagattgaggcaaCTGTGTTCTCCAGAGTTTAGAggaatgggaggtgatctcattggaaTGTACAACATTCCTACAGAGGTCGACAGGGCGGATGCAGGAAGAATATTTCCCCTGCCCGGGGTCGGGAGGGGTGGTTCTCGAACCAGGAacccagtctcagaataagggacaggccattcaggactgagatgagaaggaattttctTCACTAATAGAGGTTGGTGAATCGTTGGAATTCTCTAGCCCAGAGGCTGTGGAAActcagtcactgagtgtgttCAAGATGGAGGTTGATCGATTTCAAGATACTGTTGTGAAgacattgagggatatggggatagtgcaggaaagtgACACTGAGGTAGCAGATGAAGCATGATccagttgaatggtggagcagattcgagggggtgaatggcctgctcctatttctcatgtcccTTCATCCTCAGTGTAGTTAATCTgtgttgcactctctccaaggaaAGTCTATCCTTCTCGGTTAAGGAGACTAAACCGTACTTCGGCTGTGGCCCCACCAAGGCCCTATTCCAGCAGCAGGCGCTTCCGGAGTCTGACCGTGATGGTTGGAAGTTGCTGATCCCCTCACTCAACCCATTTCAGCTGACTCAGTTTCCCTGTAACTTTGCCACAAACATTTGAAGGGATTAACTAGGACAAGATTCTTCTTGCTGTAGTCCAGTTACAGCTGGGCCTCCCGTGCACCATTTGCTGTCTCGGTTCCCATTGTTTATCGTTCTGCAGTTGTTTTGTGGAATGTTTTAACCCGTTTGTCATTCCAGATAAAAGTACCGAAAATGCATTTGAAAGAGATGTGGATGTATCCGTGCCGAAAGGTAGGCAGCAGTGGTAAACGTTAGTTAGTTAAAGTAGTCAAACTTTAGTGATGTTGACCAGagcctcttctctcctccccccccccccccccccaacacacacacacacacacacacacacacacacacacacacacacatcgctaCATGCACAATCTCCCTATTGTCCAAAGCTTCTTGTAAGAAAGGTCATTTTAGCTGAAAAGTGTTTGACTCTCCCAGGATCCAGCTGCCGGGGTGACCATTGAGCCCAGTTGTTGGGTCATCTCGCAGATTGAACTGGTTTGGAGTACACCAGCCAAAGGAGGGTCTCTCTTGAGATTCACTCCCAATTCCTGTAAACCCTCTTCCCACGTTATCTTTCTGACCATTGGAGATAGTCAGCCGTAGCTCAGTGAATTGCAACCACCTGCCCACGTCCGACAGCTCTGGGTTCCAGTccaactgcagagacctgagtgAATAATCGCAATGCAATATGTCTTTTGATGAGATATTAAAGTGAAACATTCCACCTgaactctgtctgaaatgggcgatcCCTCACGTCATGCTCTCTGGTCCGAGACTCgtggcatctaccctgtcaaggccTCGGAGAATCCTTTATGTCTCAAGGccatctctcattcttcgaaactccaatgaccTCCATGCGGAATCTACTcttttcaaaacatttttttatcccatccttaaagtaacaaagccaatgtgcagagtgggcTGGGCAAAGCCGTGCTTGCACCAAAAACCAATTCAtattcaaattgaagccaattccTGGTCTCCACAAGAGCTACATACAAGCTCCAGGCCGACAAAAAAGCCATTGCACCTAATCTCGGGCTTGTCTTGTCTGACCCTTGATATTAGCTAAAAACCGAGAAGTGATAGGCTGTACCTGCTCAACCTCTCATAAAAAAATCcccccatacccgggatcaacctagtgaaccttctctgactcCAATGCCAGTACGTCCTTCCTTCGGCAAAGGGacaaaaactgttcacagtattccaggtgtgatcttaACTAGTGCCGTGTATACTTTTAGCAGgactttcctatttttatactccattccctttgaaataaaggcaaacattgcatttccctattacctgctgaatatGCATACTAGCTTTTTGTGGTTaatgcacgaggacccccaaatccctctgtgctgcagctttctgcagtctttctccatttaaataatattcagctcctttattcttcccaccaaagtacAGAACTTCCcttttccccacattatattccatctgccaagtttttgcccatttACCTAACCTGTCTGTATCCCTCCGGAGACTACGTTATCcttaccacttgccttcccatctCTTGTGTCctccgcaaacttggcaatagtacattcacttccctcgtcccagccattaatatatattgtgaataattgtggtcccagcactgatccctgtggcactccactagttacaggttgtcaTCCTGAACATACCCCTCGATCCATGTGAATATACTATCCCCAaaacatgggctcttatcttgttAATTAGTCTTGTGTGTGgtatcttatcaaacgctttttggaaatccaagtttaTAACAtctacagaaaatactggacaatcccagcaggtccgacagcatctgtggagagctcAATTTCCGagcctgggtgactctttgtcaaagctttttttttttgtaaatttagagtacccaattcattttttccaattaaggggcactttagcgtgttgattccacctactgtgcacatctttgggttgtgggggtgaaacacggggagcatgtgcaaactccacatggacagtgacccagagccgggattgaacctgggacctcagcaccgtgagactgcagggctaacccactgcgccaccgtgctgccctacctttgtcaaagctggagggagCTGGAAATGGGTCAGATTTGtactgttgtgggggtggggatggatagggggccagtgataggtcagtagcattgctgcctcatggcgtcgaggacccgggttcgatcccagccctgggtcactgtccgtgtggaatttgcacattctccctgtgggtctcacccccacaacccaaagatgtgcaggttagatggattggctactgtaaaattgccccttaattgaaaaaaattaattgggtactctgaattttaaaaaaatatataggcGGAGGTCAATCTTCACCTTTCGCTGGCCCCTATCCAACCCCACTGCTCCACGCCCCTCACAGCAGTATACATCTGACCccatttggggattgatacagggcagagCGGAGAAGTGGATTAGCTTGGGATTTATACAGGGCAGTGGGGCGATTgctgcagtgggattagtttagggattgatacagggctatggggagagagtgggtcagtgggattagtttaggattgatacagggctatggggagagagtgggtcagtgggattagtttaggattgatacagggctatggggagagagtgggacagtgggattagtttgggattgatactgggctataGGGAGGttggggtagtgggattagtttaggattgatactgggctatggggagagagtgggtcagtgggattagtttaggattgatacagggctatggggagagagtgggtcagtgggattagtttaggattgatacagggctatggggagagagtgggacagtgggattagtttgggattgatactgggctataGGGAGGTTGgagtagtgggattagtttaggattgatactgggctatggggagagcacggggcagtgggattagttggggattgatacaggactatggggatgttggggtagtgggattagtttgggaatgatactgggctatggggtgagagcgtggcagtgggattagttggggatttatacagggctttggggagGTTGGACAATGGAAATATTTTgggtttgatacagggctatgggagagtggggcagtggaattagtttgggattgatacagggctatgggaatagagcagggcagtgggattaggttGGGTTTAATACAGAGCTATGTGGAGGTTGGGACAATGGGAATAGTTTTGATTTGATaaaaggctgtggggagagagtggggcagtgggattagtttgcgtTTCATACAGGTTATGGCTGATTTAAAGTGCTCTGGAAACACCGTTATAATATGGTGTTGGTGAAGAGCTTGAGAGCTTGTTCTGGGGCTGACCTTTAGTTTGAGAAAGGGAAGGTTTGAAGAGCTGGTGCTGTGTGGGAACCTCCCATCCCGCTCAATCGTGCAGCAATATACCTTCCTTTACTTTAGTTTTTGATGATCTCTAGGTCCCCTGCCTTCACCTAAAGAACAGATGAAAGGGAATATTAAAACTATCATTGAGTACAAAATCGATGAGGATGGAAAGAAATTGAAGGTAAGGTTTTATTTCCAGTACTTGAAAACCAGTTGTTGTGTCACAATTAAAATCTCAAAACGAAGTCGACTTGATTGAACCTCCCTCAGTAAGCTGGTGAACAGCAGATTCTGTCTAGATTCCGAGTAAATCCTCCCTCTCGGGCTGACGTTTTGCTACACCGATTGTGAAATGAGCAGAAATCCACCTGCTGAAGCATTCCATTTGTTCCTGTGACGTTAACAATCAGAAAGTGATTGGAAACACCACAACTTTGCAACAAGTGCTGAGTGAGAAAGTGAGGGAAGGTGTTTAATGCTGTGTGGTTCCGATCTGCACAGTATTTTGCAGTTGGTTGGTGGTTTTGTTACTGAGCTAGTAATCCTGAAATTTCAGCGAGGCGGTCTGAGAATTTTAACTCCGTTTATTAaggatttgaaaattaaaaaGCTGGCGACCATGAAGCTGTCTCATTGTAAAAATAAAACCCCTTCATTGCTGTCCTTTAGGGACAAGAAGCTTGCTGAATTTACCTGGGTTTCATCCACCTGGCACAAATTGAGGCCATGTTGTCTTTGTAGAGAAATCCAGTCGATCCCattccccgctctatccctgtaactctgGAAGTCTATTTTCCATCCATTTTCCATTTGAAATTGTTGATGATCTCTGCTTCCACCTCCCTTGTATGCAGCGAGTCTCCGGTCATTAACCATCGCTGAGTAAATAAGTTATTTTTAGCCTAGAATCTTTAAATTGTGTTGCCTGCTGCCAAACCCACTTTAACCGCCACCTTCTCGGGGAAATGGCCGCCTTGCCAGTGATACCTTGACTGATGACAGCCGGGCTTGCGTCTGACGTTCCAAACGTAACTGTGTGAAACATGTTGAAACTTTACTTTCAGATTATCCGCACATTCCGAATTGAAACGAGGAAAGCTTCAAAAGCTGTGGCCAGGCGCAAAGTGAGTTTCTGTATGAGCACATCTGCAAACAATTACTTTTCAAAGCTTATGTTCATGGACATTGTTGCCAAGATCTAATGGCTGTAGGGATAATGCAGGGGAGAGATCTGGGGTATTGCTGCAAGGGGAATGGTACCAGAACCAGCGTCAGTGTGCTTGATAGCAGGAAAGGAATTCAGCAGGAGGGATAGGGGGTATTCAGAGTATAGTCCACCATCCTGATTGTTGTACTCAGtaaggatgtgcagacagtgctAAAAGGAGCGTCTGAACTCCTCTTGGAGAAAGCCAGGCTGTGCTCCTGGTGAAGAAGTGAATGCTCGGGTCGCTATTACAGGGAGAGTAAATGgaaccctttaaaaaaaatttacagtagccaattctttttttttcaattaagggggaatttagcatcgtcattccacctaatctgcacatctttgggttgtgggggtgaaacccacacagacacggggagaatgtggaaattccacacgggcagtgacccggggccgggatcgcacctgggacctcggcgccatgaggcagcagtgctaaccactgccccaccatgctgcccaggagtAAATCAAACCCTGATATATCTGTGATGCCACGTGAAAGGAAGTCTTGTATTTATAGCGAACCTTTCCCGACATCggggtcccaaagtgctttaccccCGCTTGACGGGTTCTCCTCTGCTTTCAGAACTGGAAAAAATTTGGAACCTCAGAATATGACCCACCAGGTCCTAATGTTGCCACGACAACGGTCAGTGATGATGTGTACATGACCTTCATCACCAACAAAGAGGTGAGACACGGAACATAGTGCGACCACGGGGACATGTCAAACTAACACTTCTTGCCTGTCAGTCTCGGGATGGTTGATGTGTCATTTCCACAATATAAATGGTACAAGACGGGGGACGATTCCACCCATCCGCTTTTCAAAAACCATCGGATTATTCCCACTGTACTCCTGCAAGTTTTCTTCAAAAATTAAGTCCGTTCCCTTGGCGTAAATTACTGTTGCATCTGCCTCCACCTCACCCTATGGGCTGCAGATTCCACTCTTTTTAAATTCTTTCtcctcttttgccaattacctgcaATCTCTGGTCACCGACCCCCCTGTCAGTGGAAACTGGTTTCTCCTGATTTGCAAAACCGTTGCCGGTTTGAAACATTTTGATTCTGTCTCACTTTAACCTTTAACTTCTGCAGCTCCTTCCCAAACACTGAAGTTCCCTCACCTCCTCTACCCTAACCAGGCCTTCATGTTCTTCCTCAAGTCTGGTGCTAGAATTGGGCGCAATGTTCAGCTAAGGCCTAATTAAGAATGGTTTAGTatagcttccttgcttttgtactctgtctCTATAATAGTCCCAACGTGAATCTCATTGTGAATTAATAACAATGTGCCAACGGCATCTAAACTGACCCATGCCTGGGACTGACTGATGAACTGGGGCAGCAGGTGGTCAGTGCACCTGGCTCTTTAACATCCACTGGGGCTCTGGGCTTTagctcctctgcaccctgtgTCATCCAAGTTCTAACTGTCCAGGAACGAGGCAGTttcacagtgtgtgtgtgctgcactTCAGCCCGGTTGGGTCCTGGAACcctctcactaacagcactgtgggtgtacctacagcagctcaagaaggaagctcacccccatcctcgctaagggatgggcagtaaatgctgacccTGCCTTCCAGGATTAACGCTAAAGTACACAGAAGACATCCTTCAGTGAATCAGCTATTGTTTCTCGGTCACAGTAAGAATATTAGGTTGATGGGGGCGGGTTCGGTGGTAGGGACCTGTTGTAAAAGCTGTGGCGCAATGGATTTGAGAGTCAGATCAGTCGTAGTCTAATAGGACGACtgaccaggctcgaggggccagtccCACTATAGAAGCCATTGAAGTAACTTGTCTCTTGCAGGGTGTAGCTGACTTGCTGGGAGTATATTTCGGACAGTGTTCGCTGTGACCCTGCTAAACTGTCCCCTTTTAAACTTTTTACAGGATTTGAATAACACAGAAGAGGATGACCCCATGTCCAAACTGAAAGGCCAGAAGATTGTGTCCTGCCGAATCTGTAAAGGGGATCACTGGACCACTCGCTGTCCTTACAAAGACACCCTGGGGCCCATGCAGAAGGAATTGGCAGAGCAGCTGGGACTCAGCACATCTGAGAAAGAAAAGGGCTCAGGTACAGCCAGAGCTCGAGGGGAGACGATCTGTACAGTGCATGTCAAACACTCTCTAATGGCATTTCATACTGAGTCTTATTATTCTCCTGAAGGAAGTGTCCTTTGCTGGCACATTGACTTCCTTTCTGAGCCTGGAATACGTGTTGAGGCTTCTGATCAGGGGGAGAATCAGTGGCTTATCAGGAGTGAGAACCCTGGTTATTTTCTCCACCCACAGGAACTGAGGCCATTTTCGGTATCGGTGTGCTCGCCCAGTCCGTGCAGCTTGCTGACTATCACAGAGAAGCATTTGCTGCATGACTATTGACAACCAGAAGCTGCCCCCTTCAGTCGAATTCTGTGTATATTTTAAAGTTTATTTTCTGAAATGCTTGTGGAGGGAAGGACTGAGTGCAGCAAAGAAAGGGAACACTGagttaactctttctctccacaCACACGCGGTCAGAGCTGAGCCAGcactttctatttcagatttctgcTTTTATTGTAAAGAAAATGTAACAGTCTGCCTGCTGGCCTGGTGCCCACATTAACTGAACATGGGTCCTGTGTTAAGATGGAGCCTGTTTCTTAAAATTTTGAATTATTTTCCCATAGAACCTGAAGCAGCCCAACCAGCTCAGAGCAAGACTGGGAAGTACGTCCCTCCCAGTTTACGTGATGGAGCCAATCGCCgcggagagtcgatgcagacaaacCGTCGAGGTAAGTGCGTGCTTGGCTAGGGGGCAGGGGCTGAATAAATACTTCAAACGTTACACATCCTTcaaaaagatgaaatgaaaaatcccCCTGCTGAGAATGCTGGCTGGGGCGAGATTCTAGATGAAGTGTCGTCCCCACTCTGTTAGTTGTAACTAATTTGTGGCGGAAGAGGGGGCCTTTATTTTTCAGTCAAGACCCCCAAGGACGTTTTGTGTGATGTTGATGCTGTTGtattttgtccccccccccagcggacGACAATGCCACAATCCGTGTCACTAACCTCTCGGAGGACACACGAGAAACTGACCTGCAGGAGCTGTTCAGGCCCTTCGGTTCCATCTCTAGAATCTACTTGGCTAAGGACAAGAACACAGGCCAGTCCAAGGTAAGGCTATTAAATGTTGGAATTTGAGATCAGTATTACTCTCTGCGGATCATTATTTAGTTCACTTTGTGCTTTTTGTTTGCAGGGTTTTGCCTTTATTAGTTTCCATCGGCGTGAGGATGCTGCCAGGGCCATCGCTGGGGTTTCAGGCTTTGGTTACGATCACTTAATCCTGAATGTGGAATGGGCCAAGTAAGTGGTCGAATCTTTAGACTAATGTGTTTCCCCTGGAATTGTGCAGAAACTGTGATGTTGGCAGCTTGATTGACCAGAGAACAGTATGTACAAACATGCAAACCCAGTGGCATGGAACCATTTTAACCCTTAGTGCTGACATTGTTTTCTTGGTCTAATGGTTTTTGTTAACTATTTTACACTTATTCCAGTTTGTGCAGTTCTTTCCACTAAGAATCAGTGACATTTGACGAGATGTGCGTTTTGTCTGATGATACCTTTTTTATCTTTCAGACCATCAACCACCTGAGAGGTTACCGAGGAGCTGAACTAACAGCATTTGCCAGTTCAAAGTCGATTTGTTGTCACCCAATAAAGTTTCTGGACCATCGATTCTCTGTTTAGAGTCTGATTTCTTTTGTTCACGGGGTGCAGCTTTTCCATTGGCTCATTTCTCTTCACCACCGTCTCAACGGTTTGGTTGAAATTAATCCATGAACTTTCAGCAGATTGCAGACTGTGGATCGGTTttaaaataaggatgagaattaaaattgatgtggagatgccggcgttggactggggtgagcacagtaagaagtcttacaacaccaggttaaagtccaacaggtttgtttcaaacacgagctttcggagcacggctccttcttcaggtgaagaaggagccgcgctccgaaagctcgtgtttgaaacaaacctgttggactttaacctggtgttgtaagacttcttactgaattaaaattgaggcattgggaAACCAAAAGAACAATTTGTTGACTTGTTTCAGGTGGAGCCCCTTCTCTGCCTCATGGCAGTTGCTGCT
This DNA window, taken from Scyliorhinus canicula chromosome 25, sScyCan1.1, whole genome shotgun sequence, encodes the following:
- the eif3g gene encoding eukaryotic translation initiation factor 3 subunit G codes for the protein MDFDSKPSWADQVEEEGDEGKEEGDEDKSTENAFERDVDVSVPKGPLPSPKEQMKGNIKTIIEYKIDEDGKKLKIIRTFRIETRKASKAVARRKNWKKFGTSEYDPPGPNVATTTVSDDVYMTFITNKEDLNNTEEDDPMSKLKGQKIVSCRICKGDHWTTRCPYKDTLGPMQKELAEQLGLSTSEKEKGSEPEAAQPAQSKTGKYVPPSLRDGANRRGESMQTNRRADDNATIRVTNLSEDTRETDLQELFRPFGSISRIYLAKDKNTGQSKGFAFISFHRREDAARAIAGVSGFGYDHLILNVEWAKPSTT